A DNA window from Maribellus comscasis contains the following coding sequences:
- a CDS encoding MATE family efflux transporter yields MKNIEELSSANIGRLMLKYFIPAFIGVFVNALYNIVDRIFIGQGVGAEALSGISVIFPVMLIMMAFGMLIGIGSGVFVSINLGKKDFDTAEKTLGTGFALMIIVSAIIMILIYVLKVPILESFGSTKETFQYANDYLDIIIVGIPFMVIGFSLNNIIRSEGNARIAMISMILSAGLNIILDPVFIFWFDMGVKGAAYATNISMFALMLWVLLHFRGKRSLVKLHRKNIKVNMNIAGEIVAIGMAPFAMQIANSVVQGLLNKKLILFGGDLAVGAMGIINSVISLVVMAMVAVNMASQPIIGFNYGAKSIDRVKQALRISVVSATVVAVFAFLLVQSVPGIIVKLFNNDSQILYDIAIKGLRFVTLAFPLVGFQVVASHFFQAIGKAKISMFATLFRQVILLIPFLFILPGFWEINGVWLSYPLADTLSAIAVFFLLLREWRRLSIQEVTKYEAA; encoded by the coding sequence ATGAAAAATATTGAAGAATTAAGTAGCGCAAATATTGGCCGGTTAATGCTGAAATACTTCATCCCGGCTTTTATTGGGGTATTTGTTAATGCTCTTTATAATATAGTCGACCGTATTTTTATAGGACAGGGAGTTGGTGCCGAAGCATTATCGGGTATTTCAGTTATTTTTCCGGTCATGCTAATTATGATGGCGTTTGGAATGTTAATTGGTATTGGCTCGGGGGTTTTTGTTTCTATAAACCTGGGGAAAAAAGATTTTGACACCGCAGAAAAAACTTTAGGTACCGGCTTTGCGCTGATGATAATTGTTTCAGCAATTATTATGATTCTTATTTACGTTTTAAAAGTTCCTATTCTTGAATCGTTTGGTTCAACAAAAGAAACTTTCCAGTATGCAAATGATTACCTGGATATCATAATTGTTGGAATTCCCTTTATGGTTATTGGTTTTTCACTAAATAATATTATCCGCTCAGAAGGAAATGCTCGCATTGCAATGATTTCGATGATTTTAAGTGCCGGTTTAAATATCATTCTCGATCCTGTTTTTATTTTTTGGTTTGATATGGGAGTAAAAGGTGCTGCATATGCAACAAATATTTCCATGTTTGCACTTATGTTGTGGGTTTTGCTTCATTTCAGGGGAAAGCGTTCGCTTGTGAAACTACATCGGAAAAATATTAAGGTTAACATGAACATTGCCGGGGAAATCGTTGCAATTGGGATGGCGCCATTTGCAATGCAGATTGCAAATAGCGTAGTTCAGGGACTTTTAAACAAGAAGTTAATATTATTTGGAGGAGATCTCGCTGTTGGTGCAATGGGAATTATTAATTCGGTAATTTCATTGGTGGTTATGGCAATGGTTGCTGTTAACATGGCTTCGCAACCAATAATTGGATTTAACTACGGCGCAAAATCTATCGACCGCGTGAAGCAAGCCTTGCGTATTTCAGTTGTTTCAGCAACAGTTGTAGCCGTTTTTGCTTTTTTGCTTGTTCAGTCGGTTCCCGGAATAATTGTAAAGCTTTTTAATAACGATAGTCAGATATTATATGATATTGCCATAAAAGGATTACGGTTTGTTACCCTGGCTTTTCCGCTTGTGGGTTTTCAGGTAGTGGCTTCACATTTTTTTCAGGCAATTGGCAAAGCAAAGATTTCGATGTTTGCAACTCTATTTCGACAGGTTATTTTATTGATTCCTTTTTTATTCATTTTACCCGGTTTTTGGGAAATTAATGGAGTTTGGTTGTCGTATCCCCTGGCAGATACCTTGTCGGCAATTGCCGTATTTTTTCTTTTGCTAAGAGAATGGAGAAGGCTAAGTATTCAGGAAGTTACAAAATATGAAGCTGCTTAG
- a CDS encoding OsmC family protein translates to MAISKIKVSASMGAGFSTQVNCSHPFVIDQPKMAGGNDEGPNPLEIFLSSLPACICAIGRIIATQRRINLRGIEVEVEGDIDKDFLLGKTTEGRAGFTEIRSFVHIDADMTKEEKEAFLNDVAVRCPIADNIAQNSVIKPVVVENSMV, encoded by the coding sequence ATGGCTATCTCAAAAATAAAAGTAAGTGCTTCTATGGGGGCAGGTTTTAGCACCCAGGTTAATTGTTCACACCCATTTGTAATCGATCAGCCCAAAATGGCAGGTGGCAACGATGAAGGACCCAACCCATTGGAAATATTCTTATCGAGTTTGCCCGCATGTATTTGTGCGATAGGAAGAATTATAGCAACCCAACGCAGAATCAACCTTCGTGGAATTGAAGTAGAAGTAGAAGGGGATATTGATAAAGATTTTCTTTTGGGAAAAACAACAGAAGGCAGAGCTGGTTTTACGGAAATCAGAAGTTTTGTTCATATTGATGCCGACATGACAAAGGAAGAAAAGGAAGCATTTTTAAATGATGTGGCTGTCAGATGTCCCATCGCCGATAATATTGCTCAGAATTCAGTTATTAAACCAGTTGTGGTCGAAAACTCGATGGTTTAA